In the Gemmatimonadaceae bacterium genome, one interval contains:
- a CDS encoding M23 family metallopeptidase, translating into MLALASRLSLRIARTAACILALAACGPTLQPLTPRGPVPASVDIRDPETAPVSAMTPAVAAAAARADAAYFDEKPLMVPVAGVAPSALRDSHNSARSGGRTHRALDIPARRGTPVLAAVDGTILGMRQNTLGGTTLYLVDADRRFVYYYAHLDRYADRIFQGVEVRQGQIVGFVGTSGNAPRDFPHLHFQALRVDPRRRDWWNGSPVDIRSHFQITGRERAL; encoded by the coding sequence GTGCTTGCCCTGGCCTCCAGGCTTTCGCTTCGGATCGCGCGCACGGCGGCGTGCATCCTCGCGCTCGCCGCGTGCGGGCCGACGCTCCAGCCGCTCACGCCCCGCGGGCCCGTACCGGCCTCGGTGGACATCCGCGATCCCGAGACGGCTCCAGTGTCGGCCATGACGCCCGCGGTGGCAGCGGCGGCCGCGCGGGCCGACGCCGCCTACTTCGACGAGAAGCCGCTGATGGTGCCCGTGGCGGGCGTCGCGCCGTCGGCGCTGCGGGACTCGCACAACTCGGCTCGATCGGGCGGACGCACGCACCGGGCCCTCGACATACCGGCCCGCCGCGGGACGCCGGTCCTCGCCGCGGTCGACGGCACCATCCTCGGCATGCGGCAGAACACGCTCGGCGGAACGACGCTGTACCTCGTGGATGCGGATCGGAGATTCGTGTACTACTACGCGCACCTCGACCGGTACGCCGACCGGATCTTTCAGGGCGTCGAGGTCCGCCAGGGACAGATCGTCGGATTCGTCGGAACGAGCGGCAACGCTCCGCGCGACTTTCCGCATCTTCACTTTCAGGCATTGCGCGTCGACCCGCGCCGACGCGACTGGTGGAATGGATCGCCGGTCGACATCCGCTCCCATTTTCAGATCACGGGCCGGGAGCGCGCACTGTGA
- a CDS encoding metal-sulfur cluster assembly factor, producing MSDEPVLAEGTEPEATGGGVSEEQVKLALRRVKDPDLHLNIVDLGLLYGIRVDGSTVNVDMTLTSPACPSGPEIVGSVEREVGAIEGVEDVKTNIVWTPFWTPDRIEPRVRAYLGL from the coding sequence GTGAGCGACGAGCCGGTGCTGGCCGAGGGCACGGAGCCCGAAGCGACCGGCGGCGGCGTGAGCGAGGAGCAGGTCAAGCTCGCGCTTCGCCGCGTGAAGGATCCCGACCTCCACCTCAACATCGTGGATCTGGGACTGTTGTACGGGATTCGCGTGGACGGCTCCACGGTGAACGTGGACATGACGCTCACCTCGCCAGCATGTCCTTCCGGCCCCGAGATCGTCGGCAGCGTGGAGCGCGAAGTGGGAGCGATCGAAGGCGTCGAGGACGTAAAGACCAACATCGTGTGGACGCCCTTCTGGACGCCCGACAGGATCGAGCCGCGGGTGCGCGCCTATCTAGGGTTGTAG
- a CDS encoding PDZ domain-containing protein encodes MIKPHGRFGVASLFVLGALAGAAIPALAGAQATGGTRSAVLSKPAGWLGIHYSAEAKIDQTGEGLRISYNSYPVIEAIEPGSPAERSGLQVGDTLIAFNGYDFVRRGVPMASLLRPGERLSIRLRRGGTRTVRVTVGERPAGAFGFSLRRPLPPGATVTVRAAPRAPIAEMELAAEALRQASEQLPPQTRIFAENLARQTVRALEREVVMNPSVAPLIAFSTPSGALLLTGAEMVPVNAGLGDVLGVRKGVLIVNVPAATAAERSGLRAGDVVVRAATAEIVDPRGLYMAMMQAGPAKTLQLDVVRKGKGQRVTLRW; translated from the coding sequence ATGATCAAGCCGCACGGACGCTTCGGCGTCGCTTCACTGTTTGTCCTTGGCGCTCTCGCGGGCGCCGCGATTCCCGCGCTCGCCGGTGCGCAGGCGACGGGAGGGACCCGCTCAGCAGTCCTGTCCAAGCCGGCCGGCTGGCTCGGCATCCACTACTCCGCTGAAGCCAAGATCGACCAGACCGGCGAGGGGCTACGGATCTCCTACAACTCGTATCCGGTGATCGAGGCGATCGAGCCCGGCTCGCCCGCGGAGCGTTCGGGGCTTCAGGTGGGCGATACGCTGATCGCGTTCAACGGTTACGATTTCGTTCGGCGCGGAGTGCCGATGGCGAGCCTGCTGCGGCCGGGCGAGCGGCTGTCGATTCGTCTCAGGAGAGGCGGGACCCGCACAGTGCGCGTCACGGTCGGAGAGCGACCGGCGGGAGCGTTCGGCTTCAGCCTGCGGAGGCCGCTACCGCCGGGCGCGACGGTGACCGTGCGGGCAGCGCCGAGAGCGCCCATCGCGGAGATGGAGCTTGCCGCGGAGGCGCTGCGGCAAGCCAGCGAGCAGCTCCCTCCGCAGACGAGAATTTTCGCCGAGAATCTCGCCCGGCAAACGGTGCGCGCTCTCGAGCGCGAGGTCGTGATGAATCCGTCCGTCGCGCCATTGATCGCGTTTAGCACGCCGTCAGGGGCCCTGCTGCTCACCGGCGCGGAGATGGTGCCGGTGAATGCCGGGCTCGGTGACGTGCTCGGCGTTCGGAAAGGCGTTCTGATCGTAAACGTTCCCGCCGCGACTGCGGCCGAGCGATCCGGCCTCCGCGCGGGCGATGTGGTGGTGCGCGCCGCGACCGCGGAGATCGTCGATCCGAGAGGGCTGTACATGGCGATGATGCAAGCCGGCCCCGCGAAGACGCTGCAGCTGGATGTCGTGCGGAAGGGGAAGGGACAGCGCGTGACTTTGCGTTGGTGA
- the yhbY gene encoding ribosome assembly RNA-binding protein YhbY, whose protein sequence is MKGKDRATLRAEAHHLDPAVHIGGQGVNDALIASLQDVLRTRELVKVKIGKGTDLKAREAAEVLSKRTRSEVVQVIGRTLTLYRFNPELHE, encoded by the coding sequence ATGAAAGGCAAGGATCGGGCGACACTCCGCGCGGAGGCACACCATCTGGATCCCGCGGTTCACATCGGAGGGCAGGGGGTCAACGACGCGCTGATCGCATCGCTGCAGGACGTCTTGCGGACCCGCGAGCTGGTGAAGGTGAAGATCGGCAAGGGCACCGACCTCAAGGCCAGGGAAGCCGCCGAGGTGCTCTCCAAGCGGACGCGCTCGGAAGTCGTGCAGGTGATAGGCCGCACGCTCACGCTGTACAGGTTCAACCCGGAGCTGCACGAGTGA
- a CDS encoding serine hydrolase, translating into MLRIVVTVLGLASASDGLPAKKPSAVGMSAGRLESVERIVTRGIDAGGYPGASVVVGRRGAVVLQRGFGRLSWGQESNSVSPDTSIYDVASLTKVVGTTAAIMALYDDGKINLDAPVTRYLPQFTGGLNDMVTVGDLLTHRSGLPAARDLWRVSSTPEQARAMVLSTRVRDIPGRKYLYSDLGADVLGFIAEKVSQQPLDVFLHNRVYGPLRMHNTFFRPADSLRYRVAPTELISPRGYPIHGQVHDENAHALGGVAGHAGLFSTASDLAVFAQMMLNGGAYDGVRVFADTTVALFTRRTAGHRALGWDTADGDGGAGRYLTPRAYGHTGFTGTSMWIDPDRQIFVILLTNRVHAAKARYPGRVISDVRADLSDAAVLAVIDGPRGAMKMPTAFRADRRDGWNGDTQRVRAAKAAAARKRAAAQRRARARATSAAKRRAPAASTRTKTSRRTG; encoded by the coding sequence TTGCTCAGGATCGTCGTAACCGTGCTCGGGCTGGCGTCAGCTAGTGACGGGTTGCCCGCGAAAAAGCCATCGGCCGTGGGAATGTCGGCCGGAAGGCTCGAATCCGTCGAGCGGATAGTCACGCGCGGAATCGACGCCGGCGGCTACCCGGGCGCGTCGGTCGTGGTCGGCCGGAGGGGCGCCGTGGTCCTTCAGCGCGGCTTCGGTCGCCTCAGCTGGGGCCAGGAGAGCAACTCTGTGAGCCCGGACACGAGCATCTACGACGTCGCCTCGCTCACCAAGGTCGTCGGCACGACCGCGGCCATCATGGCGCTGTACGACGACGGCAAGATCAACCTCGACGCCCCCGTTACGCGCTATCTGCCGCAGTTCACGGGCGGGCTCAACGACATGGTCACCGTAGGTGATTTGCTGACGCACCGCTCCGGGCTCCCCGCGGCTCGCGATCTGTGGCGCGTATCCAGCACGCCGGAACAGGCGCGCGCCATGGTGCTGTCCACGCGCGTGCGCGACATCCCCGGCAGGAAGTACCTGTACTCCGACCTGGGCGCGGACGTGCTCGGCTTCATCGCCGAGAAAGTCTCGCAGCAGCCGCTCGACGTGTTCCTACACAACCGCGTGTACGGGCCGCTCCGGATGCACAACACCTTCTTCCGTCCGGCTGATTCGCTCCGGTACCGCGTAGCGCCGACCGAGCTGATATCGCCGCGCGGCTATCCGATCCACGGGCAGGTGCACGACGAGAACGCGCACGCCCTGGGCGGCGTCGCGGGACACGCGGGCCTGTTCAGCACCGCCTCCGATCTCGCGGTCTTCGCGCAGATGATGCTGAACGGCGGCGCGTACGACGGAGTGCGCGTATTCGCGGACACGACGGTGGCGCTGTTCACGCGCCGCACCGCGGGGCACCGCGCGCTCGGCTGGGACACGGCCGACGGCGATGGGGGCGCAGGCAGATATCTCACGCCGCGCGCGTACGGCCATACCGGATTCACCGGCACGTCCATGTGGATCGATCCGGACCGGCAGATTTTCGTCATCCTGCTCACGAACCGGGTGCACGCCGCGAAGGCGCGCTATCCCGGCCGGGTCATCTCCGACGTGCGGGCCGACCTGTCGGACGCCGCGGTGCTTGCCGTGATCGACGGACCGCGCGGCGCGATGAAGATGCCGACAGCGTTCCGTGCGGATCGTCGCGACGGATGGAACGGCGACACCCAGCGAGTCAGAGCCGCCAAGGCCGCGGCTGCGCGAAAGCGCGCCGCTGCGCAGAGGCGCGCGCGAGCCCGCGCGACTTCGGCAGCGAAGCGTCGCGCGCCCGCGGCGAGCACGCGAACGAAGACGTCCAGGAGAACCGGGTGA
- a CDS encoding DUF4440 domain-containing protein — MTRIAFLRQIVLPGMAAGMVLACDPGADTGLTAEERRTIATTIEQRVKGAYDLGASDVLAGMLSLYPREGPVYSASGGAVTTTRDSLEAAIRQFWNYVGRNMRNPKWEWTTMRVDVLSPTSAVMTTTYRVPHLTPGGQPHVIGGAWTAVFAKRNGEWVIVHEHLSDSPSP, encoded by the coding sequence ATGACCAGAATCGCGTTCCTGCGGCAGATCGTCCTGCCCGGCATGGCGGCGGGGATGGTGCTCGCCTGCGACCCGGGCGCCGATACCGGCTTGACCGCCGAGGAGCGCCGGACGATCGCCACGACGATCGAGCAGCGCGTGAAGGGGGCCTACGACCTGGGAGCCAGCGACGTGCTCGCGGGGATGCTGAGCCTGTACCCGCGCGAGGGCCCGGTCTATTCGGCGTCCGGGGGCGCGGTCACCACCACGCGGGACTCACTGGAGGCCGCGATCCGGCAGTTCTGGAATTACGTCGGCCGCAACATGCGGAACCCGAAATGGGAGTGGACCACGATGCGCGTGGACGTGCTGTCGCCCACCTCGGCGGTAATGACTACGACCTACCGCGTGCCGCACCTGACTCCCGGGGGCCAGCCGCACGTGATCGGCGGAGCGTGGACGGCGGTCTTTGCCAAGAGAAACGGGGAGTGGGTGATAGTGCACGAGCACCTCTCCGACTCCCCGTCCCCTTAG
- a CDS encoding ferredoxin family protein, which translates to MPYVITEACKDTKDRACVDVCPVDCIYEGPEQLYIHPDECIDCGACEPECPVTAIFPEEDVPANMKEYIQINRDVFKSDTPPGRPER; encoded by the coding sequence ATGCCCTACGTAATAACCGAAGCCTGCAAGGACACCAAGGACAGAGCGTGCGTCGACGTCTGTCCCGTCGACTGCATTTACGAAGGTCCGGAGCAGCTGTACATCCATCCTGACGAATGCATCGATTGCGGCGCCTGCGAGCCGGAGTGCCCCGTGACCGCGATCTTCCCTGAAGAAGACGTGCCCGCGAACATGAAGGAGTACATCCAGATCAATCGCGACGTCTTCAAGAGCGACACCCCGCCCGGCCGCCCGGAGCGCTAG
- the thiC gene encoding phosphomethylpyrimidine synthase ThiC: MIAGSNGTGAARTQMHYARQGETTDAMRFVAEREDLEAELVRAEVARGRLIIPANVHHLAGTLEPMCIGKVSGVKINANIGNSAVSSDVGGELEKLRTAIKYGADTVMDLSTGGNIDAIRQAIIAASPVPIGTVPIYQAVQQEKELEELTADDFLEMIEHQARQGVDYMTIHAGILLEHLALVHGRVTGIVSRGGSLHAVWMMAHRKQNPLYERYDDILDILRQYDVTISLGDSLRPGSIADASDRAQFAELETLGELTRRAWERDVQVMVEGPGHIPMHQIEMNVRKQKEICQEAPFYTLGPLVTDIAPGYDHITSAIGAAMIGWYGADMLCYVTPKEHLGLPNAEDVRNGVIAYKIAAHAADIARGRKGARDRDDALSRARYEFDWSEQFRLSLDPERAREYHDEALPAEYFKSAEFCAMCGPKFCSMHHSKTIEEGLAALAREQALVTAEA, from the coding sequence ATGATCGCAGGATCGAACGGGACCGGCGCCGCCCGGACCCAGATGCATTACGCGCGGCAGGGCGAGACCACCGACGCGATGCGATTCGTCGCGGAGCGTGAAGACCTGGAAGCCGAGCTGGTTCGCGCGGAGGTCGCGCGGGGGCGGTTGATCATTCCGGCGAACGTCCACCACCTGGCCGGTACTCTGGAGCCGATGTGCATCGGCAAGGTCTCCGGCGTGAAGATCAACGCCAACATCGGCAACTCCGCGGTCAGCTCCGACGTCGGCGGTGAGCTGGAGAAGCTCCGCACGGCGATCAAGTACGGCGCCGACACGGTCATGGACCTATCGACCGGCGGCAACATCGACGCCATCAGGCAGGCGATCATCGCCGCGTCGCCGGTGCCGATCGGGACGGTGCCGATCTATCAGGCGGTGCAGCAGGAGAAGGAGCTCGAAGAGCTTACCGCAGATGATTTCCTGGAGATGATCGAGCACCAGGCGCGGCAGGGCGTGGACTACATGACGATTCACGCCGGTATCCTGCTCGAGCATCTCGCGCTGGTGCACGGGCGCGTCACCGGGATCGTGAGCCGCGGCGGGTCGCTGCACGCGGTCTGGATGATGGCGCACCGGAAGCAGAATCCGCTGTACGAGCGGTACGACGACATCCTCGACATCCTTCGGCAGTACGACGTGACGATCTCGCTCGGCGATTCGCTGCGGCCAGGATCGATCGCCGACGCGAGCGATCGCGCGCAGTTCGCCGAGCTCGAGACGCTGGGCGAGCTGACCCGGCGCGCGTGGGAGCGCGACGTGCAGGTGATGGTTGAGGGTCCCGGCCACATCCCGATGCACCAGATCGAGATGAACGTGCGCAAGCAGAAGGAGATCTGTCAGGAGGCGCCGTTCTACACGCTGGGCCCGCTGGTCACGGACATCGCGCCGGGATACGACCACATCACCAGCGCCATCGGCGCGGCCATGATCGGCTGGTACGGCGCAGACATGCTGTGCTACGTCACGCCGAAGGAGCATCTCGGGCTGCCGAACGCGGAGGACGTGCGCAACGGCGTGATCGCATACAAGATCGCGGCACACGCCGCGGACATCGCGCGCGGGCGCAAGGGCGCGCGCGACCGGGACGACGCGCTGTCGCGCGCGCGGTACGAGTTCGACTGGAGCGAGCAGTTCAGGCTGAGCCTCGATCCGGAGCGGGCGCGCGAGTACCACGACGAAGCGCTCCCCGCGGAGTACTTCAAGAGCGCGGAGTTCTGCGCTATGTGCGGGCCGAAGTTCTGCTCGATGCATCACTCCAAGACCATCGAGGAGGGACTCGCGGCGCTCGCGCGCGAGCAGGCGTTGGTGACCGCAGAGGCGTGA
- a CDS encoding HRDC domain-containing protein has translation MTVHNDPKTAPAAPARVRHDAQYVDTPAAAERLMTSIGRVDRVAIDTEGASFHRFVDRIYLIQISTRDVTAVMDPLTAGDLPAFGTVLADRSVEVVLHDADYDLRLLHQDYGWHPTNIFDTRIAAQLLGIPAFGLGALVERYLGIKLEKKHQRADWSMRPLPQDMLEYAQEDTRYLLELRDLIGSDLERLGRMEWAREEFELLEGTRWAAEDESLAFMRIKGARDLTRRELAVLGELAHWRNATAAALDRAVFRVMANEVLLELARTAPTREDQLLGIKGMPRSLAQRASREILAAVSRGMALSEDKLPRYPKAPRWQKDPDFDRRATLIKGARDTAAKRLQLDPGVLCSRERLEAVARRNPASMEELAEVRELRKWQARELGPDFLRALQP, from the coding sequence ATGACCGTGCACAACGATCCCAAGACCGCGCCCGCGGCTCCGGCACGCGTCCGCCACGACGCGCAGTACGTCGACACTCCCGCCGCGGCCGAGCGGCTCATGACGTCGATCGGACGCGTCGACCGGGTCGCCATCGACACCGAGGGCGCCAGCTTTCACCGGTTCGTCGACCGGATCTACCTGATCCAGATATCGACGCGCGACGTCACCGCGGTGATGGATCCGCTCACCGCCGGCGATCTTCCCGCGTTCGGCACCGTCCTCGCGGACCGGTCCGTCGAGGTCGTGCTGCACGACGCGGATTACGACCTCCGGCTGCTGCACCAGGACTACGGCTGGCATCCAACCAACATCTTCGACACGCGTATCGCCGCGCAGCTCCTGGGAATCCCCGCGTTCGGCCTGGGCGCGCTGGTCGAGAGGTATCTAGGGATCAAGCTCGAGAAGAAGCACCAGCGCGCCGATTGGTCCATGCGGCCGCTGCCGCAGGACATGCTCGAGTACGCGCAGGAGGACACGCGGTATCTGCTGGAGCTCCGCGATCTGATCGGGTCCGATCTCGAGCGTCTGGGAAGAATGGAATGGGCGCGCGAGGAGTTCGAGCTGCTGGAGGGAACGCGCTGGGCCGCGGAGGATGAATCGCTCGCATTCATGCGCATAAAGGGAGCACGTGACCTCACGCGGCGCGAGCTGGCGGTGCTGGGCGAGCTGGCGCACTGGCGGAATGCGACGGCAGCCGCGCTGGACCGGGCGGTATTCCGGGTGATGGCCAACGAAGTGCTGCTGGAGCTGGCCAGAACCGCGCCGACGCGGGAGGACCAGCTGCTGGGCATCAAGGGGATGCCGCGTTCGCTGGCGCAGCGGGCCTCGCGCGAGATTCTCGCCGCGGTATCGAGAGGAATGGCGCTCTCCGAGGACAAGCTGCCCAGGTACCCCAAGGCCCCGCGCTGGCAGAAGGACCCTGACTTCGACCGGCGCGCGACGCTCATCAAGGGAGCGCGGGACACCGCCGCCAAGCGCCTGCAGCTGGATCCCGGCGTGCTGTGCTCGCGTGAGCGGCTGGAGGCGGTGGCCCGCCGGAACCCCGCCAGCATGGAGGAGCTCGCCGAAGTTCGGGAGCTGAGAAAGTGGCAGGCGAGGGAGCTGGGCCCGGACTTTCTGCGAGCGCTACAACCCTAG
- a CDS encoding RNA polymerase sigma factor has translation MRTLWSQHSPHIDAVVRRLCGDAELAADIAQEVWIQIFRALPGYRGEAQFGTWAHRIAVNRTLNALRKVRRIEKWEVDISDDSAATEMDSERGFLAESIDDAMQQLSPGARTVFVLHDVEGYTHEEIASRLGITSGGSKSQLFKARAKLRRLLAHVIDDTWPARNGSHAASAC, from the coding sequence TTGCGCACCCTCTGGAGCCAGCACTCCCCGCATATCGACGCCGTAGTGCGCCGGCTGTGCGGGGACGCGGAGCTTGCTGCCGACATCGCGCAGGAGGTCTGGATCCAGATCTTCCGCGCGCTTCCGGGCTACCGCGGCGAAGCCCAGTTCGGGACGTGGGCGCATCGGATCGCGGTCAACCGCACGCTGAACGCGCTACGCAAGGTCCGGCGCATCGAGAAATGGGAGGTCGACATCAGCGACGACTCCGCCGCTACCGAGATGGATTCGGAGCGTGGATTCCTGGCGGAATCGATCGACGACGCGATGCAACAGCTGTCGCCGGGTGCGCGCACGGTGTTCGTGCTGCACGACGTGGAGGGATACACGCACGAGGAGATAGCGAGCCGGCTCGGGATCACGTCCGGCGGCTCCAAGTCGCAACTGTTCAAGGCGCGCGCGAAACTTCGCCGGCTTCTCGCGCACGTGATCGACGATACCTGGCCGGCGAGGAATGGGAGTCATGCTGCATCTGCCTGCTGA
- a CDS encoding pyridoxal-phosphate dependent enzyme: MAPIGPDIALYRRFPALRAVPRVHLCALPSPVMSADAVHPRLWLKRDDLNADVFGGNKARSLEFLLGDVRAGDTVLTIGGKGSTHVLATATHARAIGASTIAMRWKHDMNPGAERVAELIARGAAGPVSANAVFAIVRATAHRLRHRVHYVPLGGSTPLGVLAQVNAGLELAEQIAAGALPAPARVVLPLGSGGTAAGLALGFAIAGLDIEVVGARVAPRIAANKRRVAALVRGARKLIMRVTGEQVARVPRGLVRVVHDVYGGAYGRPLPGADDTAGLLHESYGIRLDSTYSAKAFVAALACARGQDGPTLFWLTFDGRCLDSP; encoded by the coding sequence ATGGCCCCGATTGGGCCGGACATTGCCCTCTATCGCAGATTCCCCGCGCTGCGAGCCGTTCCCCGCGTCCACCTCTGCGCGCTCCCGTCTCCCGTCATGAGCGCGGACGCGGTGCACCCGCGTCTGTGGCTCAAGCGCGACGATCTCAACGCCGACGTGTTCGGCGGGAACAAGGCGCGGTCACTCGAGTTTCTGCTGGGTGACGTGCGCGCGGGCGACACCGTGCTCACGATCGGTGGGAAGGGATCCACGCACGTGCTCGCCACCGCCACGCATGCCCGCGCAATCGGCGCGAGCACCATCGCGATGCGCTGGAAGCACGACATGAACCCGGGCGCGGAGCGAGTGGCGGAGCTGATCGCGCGCGGCGCGGCTGGCCCGGTCTCCGCCAACGCGGTGTTCGCGATCGTGCGCGCTACGGCGCACCGGCTGCGGCACCGCGTGCATTACGTGCCGCTCGGAGGCAGCACTCCGCTCGGGGTTCTGGCGCAGGTGAACGCCGGTCTGGAGCTGGCGGAGCAGATCGCGGCCGGCGCGCTGCCCGCGCCGGCGCGCGTGGTGCTCCCGCTCGGCAGCGGCGGCACCGCCGCCGGCCTCGCGCTCGGCTTCGCCATAGCCGGCCTCGACATCGAGGTGGTCGGCGCGCGGGTCGCGCCCCGGATCGCGGCGAACAAGCGGCGCGTGGCCGCGCTCGTGCGGGGCGCGCGAAAGCTGATCATGCGCGTCACCGGCGAGCAGGTAGCGCGCGTGCCGCGCGGACTGGTCCGCGTCGTGCACGACGTGTACGGTGGAGCGTACGGCCGGCCGCTTCCCGGCGCGGACGACACGGCCGGCTTGTTGCACGAATCGTACGGCATCCGGTTGGACTCGACGTACAGCGCGAAGGCATTCGTCGCCGCGCTCGCGTGCGCGCGCGGGCAGGACGGCCCCACCCTTTTCTGGTTGACATTCGATGGCCGATGTCTCGACTCTCCCTAA
- a CDS encoding NAD(P)/FAD-dependent oxidoreductase: MTNATTRPDADGNYDVAIVGGGPAGLSAAVWLARFERSVVVVDSGDPRNWETRGINGFLGLPKIKPPTLRASGRDECRRYGVQLIDQEVCIVKRNGDGIFALELSDGRALSSRRLLLAIGIKDVWPEIPGLAACYGESIHVCPDCDGYEAKGKKTVVIGTGNRAVGMAFALANWTDEIIICTNCEAQDLSEDMLAQLQKLNIPVLCERVRSVSSMDSNVSCIRLEGGMQLDCERIFFSLGQHPADDLGKQLRCERDEAGLIVVDKAQQTSVEHVYAAGDITPGPQLAISAAAEGSVAAIAIHKSLLPEELRMPENGD; encoded by the coding sequence ATGACGAACGCCACGACCCGTCCCGACGCCGATGGCAATTACGACGTCGCCATCGTCGGCGGCGGACCCGCCGGGCTCAGCGCGGCGGTCTGGCTGGCGCGGTTTGAGCGATCAGTCGTAGTCGTCGACTCCGGTGATCCGAGAAACTGGGAGACGCGCGGAATCAACGGGTTCCTGGGCCTGCCGAAGATCAAGCCGCCGACTCTGCGCGCATCCGGGCGGGACGAATGCCGCAGATACGGTGTGCAGCTCATCGACCAGGAAGTCTGCATCGTCAAGCGGAACGGCGACGGGATATTCGCGCTCGAGCTGTCCGATGGCCGCGCGCTCTCGAGCAGGCGTCTGCTGCTGGCGATCGGAATCAAGGACGTTTGGCCGGAGATTCCGGGGTTGGCGGCCTGCTACGGCGAGAGCATCCACGTCTGTCCCGACTGCGACGGCTACGAAGCCAAGGGGAAAAAGACGGTCGTCATCGGGACCGGCAACCGCGCTGTCGGCATGGCTTTCGCCCTCGCCAACTGGACCGACGAGATCATCATCTGCACCAACTGCGAGGCGCAGGACCTGAGCGAGGATATGCTGGCGCAGCTGCAGAAGCTGAACATCCCCGTGCTATGCGAGCGGGTGCGGAGCGTGTCCTCGATGGACAGCAACGTCAGCTGCATCCGGCTCGAGGGCGGCATGCAGCTGGACTGCGAGCGGATCTTCTTCTCGCTCGGGCAGCATCCCGCGGACGATCTCGGCAAGCAGCTCAGGTGCGAGCGCGACGAAGCGGGACTGATCGTGGTAGACAAGGCGCAGCAGACTTCGGTGGAGCACGTGTATGCCGCCGGCGACATCACGCCCGGGCCGCAGCTCGCGATCTCAGCCGCCGCCGAGGGCTCGGTGGCGGCGATCGCGATTCACAAGTCGTTGTTGCCGGAGGAGCTGAGGATGCCGGAGAATGGTGATTAG
- a CDS encoding alpha/beta fold hydrolase, translated as MADVSTLPNGLTVAYDEVGAGLPFVLLHGFPHNRSLWAPQTSALIEHGRCIAPDLRGFGESGRDGPYSMEQYAEDVVELLENLGIERAVVGGLSMGGYVTFAIWRAKPQLVRALVLADTRSGADSPETRRKRLELIALAREGGPGAVANAQISGMVGATTRAQNPALVDGLHQMLASAPVEGIIGALQAMMDRPDSTDLLPTIDVPTLIIVGEEDALTPVKESRAMHAAIAGSRLEVIPGAGHCSNLEKPAAFNHVLGEFLSALNYA; from the coding sequence ATGGCCGATGTCTCGACTCTCCCTAACGGCCTCACCGTAGCGTACGACGAGGTCGGCGCGGGTCTCCCGTTCGTCCTGCTGCACGGCTTTCCGCACAACCGCTCGCTCTGGGCGCCGCAGACCAGCGCGCTCATCGAGCACGGGCGCTGCATCGCGCCGGATCTGCGCGGCTTCGGAGAGTCGGGTCGCGACGGACCGTACTCGATGGAGCAGTACGCGGAAGACGTCGTCGAGCTGCTGGAGAATCTCGGAATCGAGCGCGCGGTCGTGGGCGGGTTGTCGATGGGCGGCTACGTGACGTTCGCCATCTGGCGCGCGAAGCCGCAGCTGGTGCGCGCGCTCGTGCTCGCGGACACGCGTTCCGGCGCGGATTCGCCCGAGACGCGGCGCAAGCGGCTGGAGCTCATCGCTCTGGCGCGGGAAGGCGGGCCTGGCGCCGTGGCGAACGCGCAGATCAGCGGAATGGTGGGAGCGACCACGCGCGCGCAAAACCCGGCGCTCGTGGACGGACTGCATCAGATGCTGGCCAGCGCGCCGGTCGAAGGGATAATCGGCGCACTCCAGGCGATGATGGACCGCCCGGATTCAACCGATCTTCTACCGACGATCGACGTGCCGACGCTGATCATCGTCGGCGAAGAGGACGCGCTGACTCCGGTCAAGGAATCGCGCGCGATGCACGCCGCGATCGCGGGCAGCAGGCTGGAGGTGATCCCCGGCGCCGGCCACTGCAGCAATCTCGAGAAGCCCGCGGCGTTCAACCACGTGCTCGGGGAATTTCTCAGCGCGCTGAACTACGCCTGA